One genomic segment of Tiliqua scincoides isolate rTilSci1 chromosome 6, rTilSci1.hap2, whole genome shotgun sequence includes these proteins:
- the CXXC4 gene encoding CXXC-type zinc finger protein 4 encodes MNSNVCVEAGPGPEAPGLPKENHLPEGALGGLADYNSEMERYRSFATFYKAGGGAFPQAAKIARITTPIFPSAAAAAAARIGMAPWNCDSATAAAATAMLWGSGAGGGGAGVGGPNPAAAAGGVARKASSAAAASSASAAPTPSLHASRSAGGGAAGAGAAAAGLHHRAEPQQRLAKAGCAPAEQPPLQMPNGNFLPGLAPEHCRPLAADCVNKLKCGAAEAELMNLPERVGAFPALPALGGLSLPPGVIVMTALHSPAAASAAVTDSAFQIANLADCPQGHSAASSAASSSSLGAAAAGAGAGGGSGAGGGGGSGAPAKKKRKRCGVCVPCKRLINCGVCSSCRNRKTGHQICKFRKCEELKKKPGAALERTPVPSAEAFRWFF; translated from the coding sequence ATGAACAGCAACGTGTGCGTGGAGGCCGGGCCGGGCCCCGAGGCGCCGGGGCTGCCCAAGGAGAACCACCTGCCCGAGGGCGCGCTGGGCGGCCTGGCGGATTACAACTCGGAGATGGAGAGGTACCGCTCCTTCGCCACCTTCTACAAGGCGGGCGGCGGCGCCTTCCCGCAGGCGGCCAAGATCGCGCGCATCACCACCCCCATCTTCcccagcgccgccgccgccgccgccgcccgcatCGGCATGGCGCCCTGGAACTGCGACTCGGCCACggccgccgccgccaccgccaTGCTGTGGGGCAGCGGCGCGGGGGGCGGCGGCGCGGGCGTGGGCGGCCCCAACCCGGCGGCCGCGGCCGGCGGCGTGGCCCGGAAAGCCTCCTCGGCGGCCGCCGCGTCCTCGGCCAGCGCGGCGCCCACCCCGTCCCTGCACGCCAGCAGGAGCGCCGGCGGGGGCGCGGCCGGGgccggggcggcggcggcggggctgCACCACCGCGCCGAGCCCCAGCAGCGCCTGGCCAAGGCCGGCTGCGCGCCCGCCGAGCAGCCCCCGCTGCAGATGCCCAACGGCAACTTCCTGCCCGGCCTGGCGCCCGAGCACTGCCGGCCGCTGGCCGCGGACTGCGTGAACAAGCTCAAGTGCGGCGCGGCCGAGGCCGAGCTCATGAACCTGCCCGAGCGCGTGGGCGCCTTCCCCGCCCTGCCGGCGCTGGGCGGCCTCTCGCTGCCGCCGGGGGTCATCGTGATGACGGCGCTGCACTCGCCCGCCGCCGCCTCGGCCGCCGTCACGGACAGCGCCTTCCAGATCGCCAACCTGGCGGACTGCCCGCAGGGCCACTCCGCCGCCTcctccgccgcctcctcctcctcgctgggcgccgccgccgccggagcGGGCGCGGGCGGGGGGAGCGGCGCCGGGGGTGGCGGCGGGAGCGGCGCCCCCGCCAAGAAGAAGCGGAAGCGCTGCGGGGTCTGCGTGCCCTGCAAGAGGCTCATCAACTGCGGcgtctgcagcagctgcaggaacCGCAAAACGGGACACCAGATCTGCAAGTTCAGGAAGTGCGAGGAGCTCAAGAAGAAGCCCGGCGCCGCGCTCGAG